A DNA window from Thalassospiraceae bacterium LMO-JJ14 contains the following coding sequences:
- a CDS encoding DUF6134 family protein, with amino-acid sequence MTFAVPVAAVLMTVPALPGHASINQPWQDAPARATVPFDPIEAYGEEIIFDVYRKGERIGSHTVQFVQDDALLTVTSLFDISIRLLGLSLYAYSYTSRGSWRHGELVAIEAETNDDGTVSRVVAGLRDDAPGESMLSVSGPDSQSQVPAGIYPTTHWNPGVIGATKILNTITGHANTVSMSDLGVEVVETGGAQRRARHYAYRGELENHVWYDSKGRWVKMRFPGKDGIDIEYRCRKCGADIPPHHSETNAGHRQTQGQASR; translated from the coding sequence ATGACATTCGCGGTCCCTGTTGCGGCGGTCTTGATGACTGTGCCGGCACTGCCGGGACATGCCAGCATCAATCAGCCCTGGCAAGACGCCCCGGCGCGCGCAACCGTCCCGTTTGACCCCATCGAAGCATATGGCGAAGAGATCATCTTCGATGTTTACCGCAAGGGCGAACGGATCGGCAGCCACACCGTCCAGTTCGTGCAAGATGACGCCTTGTTAACCGTGACCAGCCTGTTCGACATTTCCATCCGCCTCCTCGGCCTTTCTCTATATGCCTACAGCTACACCTCACGTGGTTCGTGGCGTCACGGTGAACTTGTCGCGATTGAAGCAGAAACCAATGATGACGGCACTGTAAGCCGTGTGGTCGCCGGGCTGCGCGATGATGCGCCCGGCGAAAGCATGCTGAGCGTATCCGGGCCGGACAGTCAGTCCCAGGTTCCTGCCGGTATATATCCGACTACGCATTGGAATCCGGGCGTGATCGGCGCCACGAAAATCCTGAATACGATCACCGGTCATGCAAACACCGTCTCTATGTCGGATCTTGGTGTCGAGGTTGTTGAAACCGGTGGGGCACAACGCCGGGCCCGGCATTACGCTTACCGGGGGGAGCTTGAAAACCACGTATGGTACGATAGCAAAGGACGCTGGGTAAAAATGCGCTTCCCGGGGAAAGATGGTATCGACATAGAATACAGATGCCGTAAATGCGGCGCAGATATACCGCCGCATCATTCCGAAACGAACGCCGGACACCGGCAAACTCAGGGGCAGGCTTCGCGATGA
- a CDS encoding nuclear transport factor 2 family protein yields the protein MTAGFDTYCDYLQRMDGTNVGELTDHVSPGVHFKDPFNDVHGAGAMRAVFIDMFEHLHDPDFTIHHRMNDGDICVIVWTLSGRLMNRDWSVDGASQLRFDQQGMLSEHIDHWDAASGLYEKIPAVGWFIRYLRKRLEVAR from the coding sequence ATGACAGCGGGATTTGACACATACTGCGATTATCTGCAGCGCATGGATGGCACGAACGTCGGCGAGTTGACGGACCACGTGTCGCCCGGCGTGCATTTCAAGGACCCGTTCAACGATGTGCACGGCGCCGGCGCCATGCGCGCCGTCTTCATCGACATGTTCGAACATCTGCACGATCCGGACTTCACCATTCACCACCGCATGAACGACGGCGACATCTGCGTCATTGTCTGGACCCTGTCCGGGCGCCTGATGAACCGAGACTGGTCGGTGGACGGTGCCAGCCAGCTCCGCTTCGACCAGCAGGGCATGCTCAGCGAACACATCGATCACTGGGACGCGGCATCCGGATTGTACGAAAAAATCCCCGCCGTCGGCTGGTTCATACGATACCTGCGAAAACGGCTTGAGGTCGCCCGCTGA
- a CDS encoding response regulator, producing MNTEFIVHIVEDNKANMELFQDLMDSVDLPWESHVSAIEFLENFDPEPAGCLILDVRMPRMSGLQLLEKLNEDGIRVPVILATAHGDVPMAIQAMKQGAFDFHEKPINNQALLESVNRALEQRKAQALEAEEEAQATAAYKSLTPREIDVYRLVVNGAMNKQIAYDLNISQRTVEVHRAKVMEKMKARNLADLIKKHIMLHGPG from the coding sequence ATGAATACAGAATTTATCGTTCACATTGTCGAAGACAATAAGGCCAATATGGAGTTGTTTCAGGACCTTATGGACTCCGTCGACCTGCCCTGGGAAAGCCACGTCAGCGCCATCGAATTCCTTGAAAATTTCGACCCGGAACCGGCCGGGTGCCTGATTCTCGATGTCCGGATGCCTCGGATGAGCGGTCTGCAGCTGCTTGAAAAACTCAATGAAGACGGCATTCGTGTGCCGGTTATTCTGGCGACCGCGCACGGCGATGTGCCGATGGCTATTCAGGCCATGAAACAGGGGGCTTTCGATTTTCACGAAAAGCCGATCAACAACCAGGCCCTTCTTGAAAGCGTCAACCGCGCGCTGGAACAACGCAAGGCGCAGGCCCTGGAGGCCGAGGAAGAAGCGCAGGCAACGGCAGCTTACAAATCGCTGACCCCGCGCGAAATCGACGTTTACCGGCTCGTCGTCAATGGCGCGATGAACAAGCAGATTGCCTATGATCTGAATATCTCGCAGCGGACCGTCGAAGTGCACCGCGCCAAGGTCATGGAAAAAATGAAAGCCCGCAATCTGGCGGACCTCATCAAGAAGCATATCATGTTGCACGGCCCTGGCTGA
- a CDS encoding ATP-binding protein, which yields MSDVADMDNVTGSLSAGIEDLAEQLRQTQLDGRLMRVDPQTDDPAIRLLAAQINNVLGNARSSVVRLEDANRDLDMLIQQRTAELEHARITAELNSTAKSKFLAEMSHELRTPLNSIIGFSQLLLDSKKEVLSERQGKQVRHILRGGRHLLGLINNVLDLSKIENGNLDLNIEAVDMEVVITESLQMISPLIGTGGVTFENRIDPGFDMPGALGDFLRIKQCLINLLSNACKYNKPDGKVWIDARVFKDQWLRITVGDSGLGIPENKHHELFRPFSRLGREETDIEGSGVGLVLTRLLVHAMEGVLDFESREGEGSRFWFDLPITEKPAEADAQLEMTPVNLGKRPQGLVLYIEDIASNVLLMEDMLSEYTDVQVLTAPTAEEGIAMALDQLPDLIIMDLNLSGMNGIDATRYIRNVASIRNIPIFVLTGDVQETTQERCEKAGIDKFFAKPFKVNEFLGAVNEVLDQRLGKLL from the coding sequence ATGAGCGACGTTGCCGACATGGATAATGTGACTGGCAGCCTGAGCGCCGGGATCGAGGACCTTGCCGAGCAGTTGCGGCAGACGCAGCTTGACGGGCGCCTCATGCGTGTCGACCCGCAGACGGACGACCCCGCGATCCGGTTGCTGGCAGCACAGATCAACAATGTCCTCGGCAATGCGCGCAGTTCCGTCGTCCGGCTGGAAGATGCCAACCGCGATCTGGACATGCTGATCCAGCAGCGCACCGCCGAGCTTGAACACGCCAGAATTACAGCCGAATTGAACAGCACGGCGAAAAGCAAATTCCTGGCCGAGATGAGCCACGAACTGAGGACGCCGCTGAACTCGATCATCGGTTTTTCGCAACTGCTGCTGGACAGCAAGAAAGAAGTCCTGAGCGAGCGGCAGGGAAAACAGGTCCGCCATATTCTGCGCGGCGGCCGGCATCTGCTCGGGCTGATCAACAATGTCCTCGATCTGTCGAAAATCGAAAACGGCAATCTGGATCTCAATATCGAAGCCGTCGACATGGAGGTGGTGATCACCGAAAGCCTGCAGATGATTTCGCCGCTGATCGGCACAGGCGGCGTGACCTTCGAAAACCGCATCGACCCCGGGTTCGATATGCCCGGTGCGTTGGGCGATTTCCTGCGCATCAAGCAGTGTCTGATCAATTTACTGAGCAATGCCTGCAAGTACAACAAGCCGGACGGCAAGGTCTGGATCGACGCTCGGGTTTTCAAGGATCAATGGCTGCGGATCACGGTCGGCGACAGTGGTCTCGGCATCCCTGAAAACAAACACCATGAACTGTTTCGGCCGTTTTCCCGCCTCGGTCGCGAAGAAACCGATATTGAAGGCAGTGGCGTTGGGCTGGTGCTGACACGGCTGCTTGTTCACGCCATGGAAGGGGTGTTGGATTTCGAAAGCAGGGAAGGTGAGGGATCGCGCTTCTGGTTCGACCTGCCGATCACGGAAAAACCGGCTGAAGCCGATGCCCAGCTTGAAATGACGCCGGTCAATCTGGGCAAACGACCGCAGGGGCTGGTCTTGTATATCGAGGATATCGCTTCCAACGTGCTTTTGATGGAAGACATGCTGAGCGAATATACCGACGTTCAGGTTTTGACCGCGCCGACGGCCGAAGAGGGTATCGCCATGGCGTTGGATCAGCTTCCCGATCTGATTATCATGGATTTGAACCTGAGCGGCATGAACGGTATCGACGCAACCCGCTATATCCGCAATGTCGCATCGATCAGGAACATTCCGATCTTCGTGTTGACCGGCGATGTTCAGGAAACCACCCAGGAGCGCTGCGAAAAGGCCGGGATCGACAAATTTTTTGCCAAACCGTTCAAGGTGAATGAATTTCTCGGTGCCGTGAACGAGGTGCTGGACCAACGGTTGGGCAAGCTTTTATGA
- a CDS encoding N-formylglutamate amidohydrolase, with translation MSGDDIQPSHFDDALTPGFDIQRPDVLGSPVIFASPHSGRRYPVDFLKASRLDNRAIRRSEDAFVDELFAAAPEFGAPLLRAHFPRAYVDVNREPYELDPGMFNAALPGWVNTTSPRVGAGLGTVAKIVAGGAEIYDRRLDFEDAVQRIETHYKPYHAALQGLIDEALDAFGRCLIVDCHSMPSMALPSANTSFGNPDIVLGDCHGSSCVREITHIAEQTLRDLGLSVQRNKPYAGGFTTRHYARHHAGVQTLQIEINRALYMDEVHIRRTAGFDRLAERMRLLIARLSDLASDVLAPPLAAE, from the coding sequence ATGAGCGGTGACGACATACAGCCCAGCCATTTCGACGACGCGCTGACGCCCGGTTTCGACATCCAGCGCCCGGATGTGCTGGGATCGCCGGTGATCTTCGCCTCGCCGCATTCCGGCCGGCGCTATCCCGTGGATTTCCTCAAGGCGTCCCGGCTCGACAACCGGGCGATCCGCCGCTCCGAAGACGCCTTCGTCGACGAGCTGTTCGCCGCCGCCCCCGAATTCGGCGCGCCGCTGTTGCGCGCACACTTCCCGCGCGCCTATGTCGACGTCAACCGCGAGCCGTACGAGCTCGACCCCGGCATGTTCAACGCCGCATTGCCGGGTTGGGTCAACACCACCTCGCCCCGGGTCGGCGCCGGGCTCGGCACGGTCGCCAAGATTGTCGCCGGGGGCGCCGAGATCTATGACCGCAGGCTCGATTTCGAGGACGCGGTGCAGCGCATCGAGACCCACTACAAGCCCTATCACGCGGCCCTGCAGGGGCTGATCGACGAGGCGCTGGACGCGTTCGGGCGCTGCCTGATCGTCGATTGCCATTCGATGCCGTCGATGGCGCTGCCCAGCGCCAACACCAGCTTCGGCAACCCCGACATCGTGCTCGGCGACTGTCACGGTTCGTCATGCGTGCGTGAAATCACCCACATCGCCGAACAGACGCTGCGCGATCTGGGCCTCAGCGTACAGCGCAACAAGCCCTATGCCGGCGGCTTCACGACGCGCCATTACGCCCGCCATCACGCCGGCGTGCAGACCCTGCAGATCGAAATCAACCGCGCGCTTTACATGGATGAAGTGCATATCCGCCGGACTGCCGGTTTCGACCGTCTGGCCGAACGCATGCGGCTTTTGATCGCGCGCCTCAGCGATCTGGCGAGCGATGTCCTGGCGCCGCCGCTGGCCGCCGAATAA
- a CDS encoding N-acetyltransferase family protein: MQPPLIRPRTDADMAQITAIYTHHVLHGASSWELTPPDEIEMIRRAHAIEDAGYPYLVAERDGVVAGYAYASAYRPRPAYRNTVELSIYIDDTQRRAGIGSALMTTLIDTCTDMGFRQMIAIIGDSQNRQSIDFHEKMGFVHVGKVHEIGYKFGRWMDQIIMQRPLGAGASTPPDRP, encoded by the coding sequence ATGCAGCCCCCGCTTATTCGCCCGCGCACCGATGCCGACATGGCGCAGATCACCGCGATCTACACGCATCATGTCCTGCACGGCGCATCGAGCTGGGAACTGACGCCCCCGGATGAAATCGAAATGATCAGGCGCGCGCACGCCATCGAAGACGCCGGATATCCGTATCTGGTCGCCGAACGTGACGGCGTGGTCGCCGGATATGCCTATGCAAGCGCCTACCGGCCCCGCCCGGCGTACCGTAATACCGTCGAGTTATCGATCTATATCGACGACACGCAGCGCCGCGCCGGCATCGGCAGCGCCCTCATGACAACCCTGATCGACACCTGCACCGACATGGGATTCCGCCAGATGATCGCCATCATCGGCGATTCGCAGAACCGCCAATCCATCGATTTCCACGAGAAAATGGGTTTCGTTCACGTCGGCAAGGTTCACGAGATCGGCTACAAGTTCGGCCGCTGGATGGATCAGATCATCATGCAGCGCCCGCTCGGCGCGGGTGCCTCAACGCCGCCGGACAGGCCCTGA
- a CDS encoding acyl-CoA dehydrogenase family protein codes for MKDQDLNDELQAIRDSVEKLCADFPGEYWRELDRERGYPTAFVQALTDAGYLGCLIPEQYGGSGLGIREAAAILETVHRSGGNGAACHAQMYIMGALLRHGSEEQKQTYLPDIASGALRLQAFGVTEPTSGTDTSRIRTTAVRDGDDFIVNGQKVWTSRAEHSDLMLLLARTQPRDEGKKPHDGLSIFLVDMREVLGKGLTIKPIRAMLNHNSTEVFFDDMRIPADSLIGEEGKGFRYILDGMNAERILIAHECIGDARWFIEKASTYAKERVVFDRPIGQNQGIQFPIAQAYANTEAAALMSAKAADLFDAGEACGAEANMAKLLAADASWHAADTCMQTYGGFAFAEEYDIERKFRETRLYRTAPISANLILSYIAEHVLGMPRSF; via the coding sequence ATGAAAGATCAGGACTTGAACGACGAATTACAAGCGATCCGTGACAGTGTCGAAAAGCTGTGCGCGGATTTTCCCGGCGAATACTGGCGTGAACTGGACCGCGAACGGGGCTATCCGACGGCGTTCGTCCAAGCGCTGACCGATGCCGGTTATCTGGGCTGCCTGATCCCCGAGCAATACGGCGGTTCGGGCCTCGGCATCCGCGAAGCCGCCGCGATACTGGAAACCGTGCACCGCTCGGGCGGCAACGGCGCCGCGTGCCACGCGCAGATGTACATCATGGGTGCGCTGCTGCGGCACGGTTCGGAAGAGCAGAAACAGACCTATCTGCCGGACATCGCGTCTGGCGCGTTGCGTCTGCAGGCATTCGGCGTGACGGAACCGACCAGCGGCACCGACACGTCGCGCATCCGCACCACCGCCGTCCGCGACGGTGACGACTTTATCGTCAACGGCCAGAAGGTCTGGACGTCGCGCGCCGAGCATTCCGATCTGATGCTGTTGTTGGCGCGCACGCAGCCCCGCGACGAAGGCAAGAAGCCGCACGACGGGCTGTCGATCTTTCTTGTCGATATGCGCGAAGTTCTGGGCAAGGGGCTGACGATCAAGCCGATCCGCGCCATGCTCAACCACAACTCGACCGAAGTGTTCTTCGACGACATGCGTATTCCCGCAGACAGCCTGATCGGCGAGGAAGGCAAGGGGTTCCGTTATATCCTCGACGGCATGAACGCGGAACGCATCCTGATCGCACATGAATGCATCGGCGATGCGCGCTGGTTCATCGAAAAGGCCAGCACCTATGCGAAAGAGCGGGTCGTGTTCGACCGGCCGATCGGCCAGAACCAGGGCATCCAGTTTCCGATCGCGCAGGCCTACGCGAACACCGAAGCCGCCGCGCTGATGTCGGCCAAGGCCGCCGATCTGTTCGATGCCGGCGAGGCGTGCGGCGCCGAGGCCAACATGGCCAAGCTTTTAGCCGCCGACGCATCGTGGCACGCGGCGGATACCTGCATGCAGACATACGGCGGTTTCGCCTTTGCCGAGGAATACGATATCGAGCGGAAGTTCCGCGAAACACGGCTGTACCGCACGGCGCCGATCTCGGCCAACCTGATCCTGTCGTATATAGCCGAACACGTGCTCGGCATGCCCCGGTCTTTCTAG
- a CDS encoding glutathione S-transferase family protein, translated as MLKLYDVPVSGNCHKVRLMLSILGIDYEKVPVNLMEAEQKTPEYLAINPVGKVPAIDDDGTVIWDSQAILVYLASKYGSTDWYPDDAEQRGQVQQWLSLAANEMFNGPAIARAIVIFNREGDQEKVRKAGEATLAILNGWLENHDWLACGRPTIADIAVYPYAAMAWEGHVDMSAYPAMNAWIERVEALPGYVGMKNMPRPA; from the coding sequence ATGCTGAAACTCTATGATGTGCCGGTTTCCGGCAATTGCCACAAAGTCCGCCTGATGCTGTCCATTTTGGGCATCGATTACGAAAAAGTCCCGGTCAATCTGATGGAGGCCGAGCAGAAAACGCCCGAATACCTTGCCATCAACCCCGTCGGCAAGGTGCCCGCCATCGACGACGACGGCACCGTGATCTGGGACTCACAGGCGATTCTCGTCTATCTCGCCAGCAAATACGGTTCGACCGACTGGTATCCAGATGACGCCGAGCAACGCGGCCAGGTGCAGCAATGGCTGTCCCTCGCCGCCAACGAAATGTTCAACGGCCCGGCCATTGCCCGCGCCATCGTGATCTTCAACCGCGAAGGCGATCAGGAAAAAGTGCGCAAGGCCGGCGAAGCGACGCTGGCCATCCTCAACGGCTGGCTGGAAAACCACGACTGGCTGGCGTGCGGCCGCCCGACCATCGCCGATATCGCCGTCTATCCGTATGCCGCCATGGCCTGGGAAGGTCACGTCGACATGTCGGCCTATCCGGCCATGAACGCATGGATCGAGCGGGTCGAGGCACTGCCCGGCTACGTCGGCATGAAGAATATGCCAAGACCGGCGTAA
- a CDS encoding ABC transporter permease translates to MNVRGILAIYRFEMARTARTLMQSIVSPVISTCLYFVVFGAAIGSRITEVDGVSYGSFIVPGLIMLSLLTQSVSNASFGIYFPRFSGTIYEILSAPVSYLEIVIGYAGAAATKSVILGLIILATAGFFVPLQVAHPFAMLGFLLLTSVTFSLLGFIIGIWADGFEKLQIVPLLVITPLTFLGGTFYSIDMLPPIWQKISLLNPVVYLISGFRWAFYDKGDVSILASVAMSVVFLGICLALIAWIFKTGYRLKD, encoded by the coding sequence ATGAATGTCCGCGGCATCCTCGCAATCTATCGCTTCGAAATGGCGCGCACGGCCCGCACGCTGATGCAAAGTATCGTCTCGCCGGTAATTTCAACGTGCCTGTATTTCGTCGTCTTCGGCGCCGCCATCGGGTCGCGCATCACCGAGGTCGACGGCGTCAGTTACGGCTCGTTCATTGTGCCGGGCCTGATCATGCTGTCGTTGCTGACGCAAAGCGTGTCGAACGCGTCGTTCGGGATTTATTTCCCGCGCTTTTCCGGCACCATCTATGAAATTCTCTCGGCACCGGTGTCGTATCTGGAAATCGTCATCGGCTACGCCGGCGCGGCGGCGACGAAATCGGTGATCCTCGGCCTGATCATTCTGGCGACGGCGGGCTTCTTCGTGCCGCTGCAGGTCGCCCACCCGTTCGCCATGCTGGGCTTTCTTTTGCTGACCTCGGTCACGTTCTCGCTTTTGGGGTTCATCATCGGTATCTGGGCGGATGGGTTCGAGAAGCTGCAGATCGTGCCGCTTCTGGTCATCACGCCGCTGACGTTCCTGGGCGGCACCTTCTATTCCATCGATATGCTGCCGCCGATCTGGCAGAAAATCAGCCTCTTGAATCCGGTCGTCTACCTGATCAGCGGTTTCCGCTGGGCCTTTTATGACAAAGGCGACGTCAGCATTCTTGCCAGCGTCGCCATGTCGGTGGTGTTCCTCGGTATCTGTCTGGCGCTGATCGCGTGGATCTTCAAAACCGGATATCGGTTGAAGGACTAA
- a CDS encoding ABC transporter ATP-binding protein, which yields MQPVIQIKNLQKSYEGGFRALKDINLDINRGEIFALLGPNGAGKTTLISIVCGIVNATEGSVTVDGFDIDADFRETRSRIGLVPQELTTDAFETVWATVSFSRGLFGKPKDPAHIEKILKQLSLWDKKDSRIMTLSGGMKRRVLIAKALSHEPSILFLDEPTAGVDVELRKDMWNVVRGLQQSGVTIILTTHYIEEAEMMADRVGVIRKGEIILVEQKDTLMRKLGEKQLTIHLQSKLDKIPAALTKYGLALSGDGETLVYTYDTAKGRTGITGLLSDLGDAEIRFSDIATQERSLEDIFVNLVHEEKAEDGA from the coding sequence ATGCAACCGGTCATCCAGATCAAGAATCTCCAGAAGTCCTACGAGGGCGGCTTTCGGGCGCTCAAGGACATCAATCTCGACATAAATCGTGGCGAGATCTTCGCCCTGTTGGGGCCCAACGGCGCCGGCAAGACGACGCTGATCAGCATCGTCTGCGGTATCGTCAACGCGACAGAAGGATCCGTCACGGTCGATGGCTTCGATATCGATGCGGATTTCCGTGAGACCAGGTCGCGCATCGGTCTCGTGCCGCAGGAACTGACCACCGATGCGTTCGAAACCGTTTGGGCGACCGTCAGCTTTTCGCGCGGGCTGTTCGGCAAGCCCAAGGACCCGGCGCACATTGAAAAAATCCTCAAGCAGCTTTCGCTGTGGGACAAGAAAGACAGCCGCATCATGACGCTGTCGGGCGGCATGAAACGCCGCGTGCTGATCGCCAAGGCGCTGTCGCACGAACCGTCGATCCTGTTTCTCGACGAACCGACGGCGGGCGTCGATGTGGAATTGCGCAAGGACATGTGGAACGTGGTGCGCGGGCTGCAGCAAAGCGGCGTCACCATCATCCTGACCACGCACTATATCGAGGAAGCGGAGATGATGGCAGACCGCGTCGGCGTCATCCGTAAGGGCGAGATCATTCTGGTCGAACAGAAAGACACGCTGATGCGCAAGCTCGGCGAGAAGCAGCTCACCATTCATCTGCAATCGAAACTGGATAAAATTCCGGCGGCGCTGACAAAGTATGGCCTTGCCCTGTCGGGCGACGGCGAAACGCTGGTCTATACCTACGATACGGCGAAGGGACGCACCGGGATCACCGGTCTGCTGAGCGATCTTGGCGATGCCGAAATCCGTTTTTCCGACATCGCGACGCAGGAACGCTCGCTCGAAGATATCTTCGTCAATCTGGTACACGAAGAAAAAGCGGAGGACGGCGCATGA
- the dgcA gene encoding N-acetyl-D-Glu racemase DgcA → MARELTVTVQSWPLARPFAISRGVKTAADVVVVEIVENGTRGWAECVPYPRYNETTESVVAEIEAVRRAVEGDIQPATLQELMAAGAARNAVDCALWDLRAKEAHASVADLCGLGALRPEITAETIGIGTPGEMGARAAELSHAPLLKIKMDANDIEARLDAIKASAPAARLIVDPNEGWSAEIVAAKGEYLKRIGVEMLEQPVPAGDDEGLRGIDSPVALCADEALHTSADLEGLKGKYDMVNIKLDKTGGLTEALTLKARAESMGFGIMVGCMVGTSLAMAPAVLVAQGAKIVDLDGPLLLKQDRTPGLDFTGGMIHPPKPELWG, encoded by the coding sequence ATGGCGCGTGAACTCACCGTAACGGTGCAAAGCTGGCCGCTGGCGCGTCCGTTTGCCATCTCGCGCGGCGTCAAGACGGCGGCCGACGTGGTCGTCGTCGAGATCGTCGAGAACGGGACGCGCGGCTGGGCCGAATGCGTGCCCTATCCGCGCTACAACGAAACCACCGAAAGCGTCGTCGCCGAGATTGAAGCCGTGCGCCGCGCCGTCGAGGGCGATATCCAGCCCGCGACCCTGCAGGAGTTGATGGCCGCCGGGGCGGCACGCAACGCCGTTGATTGTGCGCTGTGGGATCTGCGCGCCAAGGAAGCGCATGCCTCGGTCGCGGATTTGTGCGGACTGGGTGCGTTGCGGCCGGAAATCACGGCGGAGACCATCGGCATCGGCACGCCCGGCGAGATGGGTGCACGGGCGGCGGAGCTGTCGCATGCGCCGTTGCTCAAGATCAAGATGGACGCCAACGACATCGAAGCCCGCCTCGATGCGATCAAGGCGTCGGCGCCGGCGGCGCGGCTGATCGTCGACCCGAACGAAGGCTGGAGCGCCGAGATCGTTGCCGCCAAGGGCGAATACCTGAAACGGATCGGTGTCGAAATGCTGGAACAGCCGGTGCCCGCCGGCGATGACGAGGGTCTGCGCGGGATCGATAGCCCGGTCGCGCTGTGCGCCGACGAAGCGCTGCATACCTCGGCGGACCTCGAAGGTCTCAAGGGCAAGTACGACATGGTCAACATCAAGCTCGACAAGACCGGCGGCCTGACCGAGGCGCTGACGCTCAAGGCCCGGGCCGAAAGCATGGGCTTCGGCATCATGGTCGGCTGCATGGTCGGCACGTCGCTGGCCATGGCCCCGGCGGTGCTGGTCGCGCAGGGGGCGAAAATCGTCGATCTCGACGGGCCGCTGTTGCTGAAGCAAGACCGCACACCCGGCCTCGACTTCACCGGCGGCATGATCCATCCGCCGAAACCCGAGCTTTGGGGCTAA
- the dgcN gene encoding N-acetyltransferase DgcN — MAFRTPYLMFLGDAPDELAAKTAIGVKDWRPEWCVGQLRLDGCKADLGLPEMTPADAAQAGCGTLIVGIANRGGIIPDNWVDPIVQCIENGMDVASGLHRKLASNPKIAEAAEKHGRTLTDVRHPTRDFDVASGKKRTGKRLLTIGTDVSVGKMYTSLAIWRELENRGRKATFAATGQTGIFIGGDGVSVDAVIADFISGAAEWLSPDADADHWHVVEGQGSLYHTSYAGVTLGLIHGSQPDALVICHDAARKTARGLGDKGLPSFQEVIDAGLWAARNVNPDAKVVGISINTKSLDDAAAEKLMKDTEDSLGLPTVDAVRTGVAKIVDTLD, encoded by the coding sequence ATGGCATTTCGCACACCGTATTTAATGTTCCTGGGGGACGCGCCGGATGAACTGGCCGCCAAAACCGCCATCGGCGTCAAGGACTGGCGACCGGAATGGTGCGTCGGCCAGCTTCGGCTCGACGGATGCAAGGCCGATCTGGGGTTGCCTGAGATGACACCCGCCGATGCCGCCCAGGCCGGTTGCGGCACGTTGATCGTCGGTATCGCCAACCGCGGCGGCATCATTCCCGACAATTGGGTCGACCCGATCGTACAGTGCATCGAAAACGGCATGGACGTGGCGAGCGGTCTGCACCGCAAGCTGGCAAGCAATCCGAAAATCGCCGAAGCCGCCGAAAAGCATGGCCGTACATTGACCGATGTGCGTCACCCGACGCGCGACTTCGACGTTGCCAGCGGCAAGAAGCGGACCGGCAAGCGGCTGCTGACCATCGGCACGGATGTATCGGTCGGTAAGATGTACACGTCGCTGGCGATCTGGCGTGAGCTGGAAAACCGGGGGAGAAAGGCGACCTTCGCCGCCACCGGGCAGACCGGCATCTTCATCGGCGGCGACGGGGTTTCCGTCGATGCGGTGATCGCCGACTTTATTTCCGGGGCCGCCGAGTGGCTGTCGCCCGACGCCGACGCGGATCACTGGCACGTGGTCGAGGGGCAGGGCTCGCTGTATCACACGTCCTATGCGGGCGTGACGCTGGGCCTGATCCACGGCTCGCAGCCGGACGCACTGGTGATTTGTCACGATGCGGCCCGCAAGACGGCGCGCGGGCTCGGCGACAAGGGGTTGCCGAGCTTCCAGGAAGTCATCGACGCCGGGTTGTGGGCGGCCCGTAACGTCAATCCCGACGCCAAGGTGGTGGGGATTTCGATCAATACCAAAAGTCTGGATGACGCAGCGGCGGAAAAACTGATGAAGGATACCGAGGACAGTCTCGGTCTGCCGACCGTCGATGCGGTGCGCACGGGTGTTGCCAAAATCGTCGATACGCTCGACTGA